One part of the Xiphophorus hellerii strain 12219 chromosome 17, Xiphophorus_hellerii-4.1, whole genome shotgun sequence genome encodes these proteins:
- the pfkfb3 gene encoding 6-phosphofructo-2-kinase/fructose-2,6-bisphosphatase 3 isoform X1: MPRELTQNRIQKIWVPTKDDKRRGTGAPHFANPPTVIVMVGLPARGKTYISKKLTRYLNWIGIPTKVFNVGEYRREAVKNYSSYDFFKPDNESAVKIRQQCALAALRDVKSYLKDEGGQVAVFDATNTTRDRRDLILKFGTENEFKIFFIESVCEDPSVIASNIMEVKVSCPDYKDCNKTEAMMDFQKRIECYRTSYQPLDPDQYDRDHSFIKVIDVGRRFLVNRIQDHIQSKIVYYLMNIHVQPRTIYLCRHGESKDNLEGRLGGDSGLSHRGRQFSAALARFVDEQQLKDLKVWTSQLCRSIQTAEHLGVPYEQWKALNEIDAGLCEEMTYDEVKEKFPEEFALRDEDKYYYRYPAGESYQDLVQRVEPVIMELERQENVLVVCHQAVMRCLLAYFLDKSADEMPYLKCPLHTVLKLTPVAYGCKVESISLNVEAVNTHRDRPEEVKRGPGTLIRRNSVTPLTSPESHIKKPRIEDLDEAPIQELPGSVASLALCTSAHIPLALAGQHWLGKVCLRTILHYLKVVFHLSFQR; encoded by the exons ATGCCAAGAGAGCTCACCCAGAACAGGATCCAAAAGATTTGGGTTCCCACCAAGGATGACAAGCGAAGAG GCACCGGAGCCCCACACTTCGCCAACCCCCCAACCGTCATCGTGATGGTGGGATTGCCCGCTCGAGGAAAGACGTACATTTCCAAGAAACTGACCCGCTACCTCAACTGGATCGGCATACCCACCAAAG TCTTCAACGTTGGAGAGTACCGCAGGGAGGCCGTCAAAAATTACAGTTCCTATGACTTCTTCAAGCCTGATAACGAGTCTGCCGTGAAAATCAGGCA GCAATGTGCCTTAGCAGCTTTGAGAGATGTCAAGTCCTACCTGAAGGACGAGGGAGGCCAAGTGGCG GTGTTTGACGCCACGAACACGACGAGAGATAGACGGGATCTGATCCTAAAGTTTGGCACCGAGAACGAGTTTAAG ATCTTCTTCATCGAGTCTGTCTGTGAGGATCCCAGTGTTATTGCGTCAAACATAATG GAAGTCAAGGTTTCCTGTCCGGACTACAAGGACTGTAACAAAACCGAAGCCATGATGGACTTCCAGAAACGAATCGAATGTTACAGAACCAGCTACCAGCCTCTGGATCCGGACCAGTACGACAG GGATCACTCCTTCATCAAGGTGATCGACGTGGGCCGCCGTTTCCTCGTCAACCGCATCCAAGATCACATTCAGAGCAAAATCGTCTACTATCTGATGAACATCCACGTCCAGCCGCGCACCATCTACCTGTGTCGACACGGAGAGAGCAAAGACAACTTGGAGGGCCGACTGGGAGGCGACTCGGGCCTGTCGCATAGGGGCCGACAG TTTTCAGCCGCCTTGGCTCGGTTTGTTgatgagcagcagctgaaggacCTGAAGGTGTGGACCAGCCAGCTGTGCCGCAGCATCCAGACCGCCGAGCACCTGGGGGTCCCCTACGAGCAATGGAAGGCGCTCAACGAGATCGACGCT GGTTTGTGTGAGGAAATGACATATGATGAAGTGAAGGAGAAATTCCCTGAAGAGTTTGCactgagagatgaagacaagtACTACTACCGCTACCCAGCCGGAGAG TCGTACCAGGACCTGGTGCAGCGGGTGGAGCCAGTCATCATGGAGCTGGAGAGGCAGGAGAACGTGCTGGTGGTCTGCCATCAGGCTGTGATGCGATGTCTGCTTGCCTACTTCCTTGATAAGAGTGCAG ATGAGATGCCGTACCTGAAGTGTCCCCTCCACACGGTCCTGAAGCTGACCCCGGTGGCCTACGGCTGTAAGGTGGAGTCCATCTCCCTGAACGTGGAGGCGGTGAACACGCACAGAGACAGACCCGAG GAAGTGAAGCGGGGTCCCGGCACCCTGATCAGGAGGAACAGCGTGACCCCCCTGACCAGCCCGGAGTCCCACATCAAGAAGCCTCGCATCGAGGACCTGGACGAGGCCCCCATCCAGGAGCTGCCCGGCTCCGTAGCATCGCTGGCCCTCTGCACCTCTGCTCACATTCCCCTGGCTCTGGCCGGACAG CACTGGCTTGGCAAAGTTTGCCT ACGCACCATCCTCCACTACCTAAAGGTGGTTTTCCATCTTAGCTTTCAAAGGTAA
- the pfkfb3 gene encoding 6-phosphofructo-2-kinase/fructose-2,6-bisphosphatase 3 isoform X3 encodes MPRELTQNRIQKIWVPTKDDKRRGTGAPHFANPPTVIVMVGLPARGKTYISKKLTRYLNWIGIPTKVFNVGEYRREAVKNYSSYDFFKPDNESAVKIRQQCALAALRDVKSYLKDEGGQVAVFDATNTTRDRRDLILKFGTENEFKIFFIESVCEDPSVIASNIMEVKVSCPDYKDCNKTEAMMDFQKRIECYRTSYQPLDPDQYDRDHSFIKVIDVGRRFLVNRIQDHIQSKIVYYLMNIHVQPRTIYLCRHGESKDNLEGRLGGDSGLSHRGRQFSAALARFVDEQQLKDLKVWTSQLCRSIQTAEHLGVPYEQWKALNEIDAGLCEEMTYDEVKEKFPEEFALRDEDKYYYRYPAGESYQDLVQRVEPVIMELERQENVLVVCHQAVMRCLLAYFLDKSADEMPYLKCPLHTVLKLTPVAYGCKVESISLNVEAVNTHRDRPEEVKRGPGTLIRRNSVTPLTSPESHIKKPRIEDLDEAPIQELPGSVASLALCTSAHIPLALAGQHWLGKVCLT; translated from the exons ATGCCAAGAGAGCTCACCCAGAACAGGATCCAAAAGATTTGGGTTCCCACCAAGGATGACAAGCGAAGAG GCACCGGAGCCCCACACTTCGCCAACCCCCCAACCGTCATCGTGATGGTGGGATTGCCCGCTCGAGGAAAGACGTACATTTCCAAGAAACTGACCCGCTACCTCAACTGGATCGGCATACCCACCAAAG TCTTCAACGTTGGAGAGTACCGCAGGGAGGCCGTCAAAAATTACAGTTCCTATGACTTCTTCAAGCCTGATAACGAGTCTGCCGTGAAAATCAGGCA GCAATGTGCCTTAGCAGCTTTGAGAGATGTCAAGTCCTACCTGAAGGACGAGGGAGGCCAAGTGGCG GTGTTTGACGCCACGAACACGACGAGAGATAGACGGGATCTGATCCTAAAGTTTGGCACCGAGAACGAGTTTAAG ATCTTCTTCATCGAGTCTGTCTGTGAGGATCCCAGTGTTATTGCGTCAAACATAATG GAAGTCAAGGTTTCCTGTCCGGACTACAAGGACTGTAACAAAACCGAAGCCATGATGGACTTCCAGAAACGAATCGAATGTTACAGAACCAGCTACCAGCCTCTGGATCCGGACCAGTACGACAG GGATCACTCCTTCATCAAGGTGATCGACGTGGGCCGCCGTTTCCTCGTCAACCGCATCCAAGATCACATTCAGAGCAAAATCGTCTACTATCTGATGAACATCCACGTCCAGCCGCGCACCATCTACCTGTGTCGACACGGAGAGAGCAAAGACAACTTGGAGGGCCGACTGGGAGGCGACTCGGGCCTGTCGCATAGGGGCCGACAG TTTTCAGCCGCCTTGGCTCGGTTTGTTgatgagcagcagctgaaggacCTGAAGGTGTGGACCAGCCAGCTGTGCCGCAGCATCCAGACCGCCGAGCACCTGGGGGTCCCCTACGAGCAATGGAAGGCGCTCAACGAGATCGACGCT GGTTTGTGTGAGGAAATGACATATGATGAAGTGAAGGAGAAATTCCCTGAAGAGTTTGCactgagagatgaagacaagtACTACTACCGCTACCCAGCCGGAGAG TCGTACCAGGACCTGGTGCAGCGGGTGGAGCCAGTCATCATGGAGCTGGAGAGGCAGGAGAACGTGCTGGTGGTCTGCCATCAGGCTGTGATGCGATGTCTGCTTGCCTACTTCCTTGATAAGAGTGCAG ATGAGATGCCGTACCTGAAGTGTCCCCTCCACACGGTCCTGAAGCTGACCCCGGTGGCCTACGGCTGTAAGGTGGAGTCCATCTCCCTGAACGTGGAGGCGGTGAACACGCACAGAGACAGACCCGAG GAAGTGAAGCGGGGTCCCGGCACCCTGATCAGGAGGAACAGCGTGACCCCCCTGACCAGCCCGGAGTCCCACATCAAGAAGCCTCGCATCGAGGACCTGGACGAGGCCCCCATCCAGGAGCTGCCCGGCTCCGTAGCATCGCTGGCCCTCTGCACCTCTGCTCACATTCCCCTGGCTCTGGCCGGACAG CACTGGCTTGGCAAAGTTTGCCT AACCTGA
- the pfkfb3 gene encoding 6-phosphofructo-2-kinase/fructose-2,6-bisphosphatase 3 isoform X2: MPRELTQNRIQKIWVPTKDDKRRGTGAPHFANPPTVIVMVGLPARGKTYISKKLTRYLNWIGIPTKVFNVGEYRREAVKNYSSYDFFKPDNESAVKIRQQCALAALRDVKSYLKDEGGQVAVFDATNTTRDRRDLILKFGTENEFKIFFIESVCEDPSVIASNIMEVKVSCPDYKDCNKTEAMMDFQKRIECYRTSYQPLDPDQYDRDHSFIKVIDVGRRFLVNRIQDHIQSKIVYYLMNIHVQPRTIYLCRHGESKDNLEGRLGGDSGLSHRGRQFSAALARFVDEQQLKDLKVWTSQLCRSIQTAEHLGVPYEQWKALNEIDAGLCEEMTYDEVKEKFPEEFALRDEDKYYYRYPAGESYQDLVQRVEPVIMELERQENVLVVCHQAVMRCLLAYFLDKSADEMPYLKCPLHTVLKLTPVAYGCKVESISLNVEAVNTHRDRPEEVKRGPGTLIRRNSVTPLTSPESHIKKPRIEDLDEAPIQELPGSVASLALCTSAHIPLALAGQNLRSSSVCHDILLPC; encoded by the exons ATGCCAAGAGAGCTCACCCAGAACAGGATCCAAAAGATTTGGGTTCCCACCAAGGATGACAAGCGAAGAG GCACCGGAGCCCCACACTTCGCCAACCCCCCAACCGTCATCGTGATGGTGGGATTGCCCGCTCGAGGAAAGACGTACATTTCCAAGAAACTGACCCGCTACCTCAACTGGATCGGCATACCCACCAAAG TCTTCAACGTTGGAGAGTACCGCAGGGAGGCCGTCAAAAATTACAGTTCCTATGACTTCTTCAAGCCTGATAACGAGTCTGCCGTGAAAATCAGGCA GCAATGTGCCTTAGCAGCTTTGAGAGATGTCAAGTCCTACCTGAAGGACGAGGGAGGCCAAGTGGCG GTGTTTGACGCCACGAACACGACGAGAGATAGACGGGATCTGATCCTAAAGTTTGGCACCGAGAACGAGTTTAAG ATCTTCTTCATCGAGTCTGTCTGTGAGGATCCCAGTGTTATTGCGTCAAACATAATG GAAGTCAAGGTTTCCTGTCCGGACTACAAGGACTGTAACAAAACCGAAGCCATGATGGACTTCCAGAAACGAATCGAATGTTACAGAACCAGCTACCAGCCTCTGGATCCGGACCAGTACGACAG GGATCACTCCTTCATCAAGGTGATCGACGTGGGCCGCCGTTTCCTCGTCAACCGCATCCAAGATCACATTCAGAGCAAAATCGTCTACTATCTGATGAACATCCACGTCCAGCCGCGCACCATCTACCTGTGTCGACACGGAGAGAGCAAAGACAACTTGGAGGGCCGACTGGGAGGCGACTCGGGCCTGTCGCATAGGGGCCGACAG TTTTCAGCCGCCTTGGCTCGGTTTGTTgatgagcagcagctgaaggacCTGAAGGTGTGGACCAGCCAGCTGTGCCGCAGCATCCAGACCGCCGAGCACCTGGGGGTCCCCTACGAGCAATGGAAGGCGCTCAACGAGATCGACGCT GGTTTGTGTGAGGAAATGACATATGATGAAGTGAAGGAGAAATTCCCTGAAGAGTTTGCactgagagatgaagacaagtACTACTACCGCTACCCAGCCGGAGAG TCGTACCAGGACCTGGTGCAGCGGGTGGAGCCAGTCATCATGGAGCTGGAGAGGCAGGAGAACGTGCTGGTGGTCTGCCATCAGGCTGTGATGCGATGTCTGCTTGCCTACTTCCTTGATAAGAGTGCAG ATGAGATGCCGTACCTGAAGTGTCCCCTCCACACGGTCCTGAAGCTGACCCCGGTGGCCTACGGCTGTAAGGTGGAGTCCATCTCCCTGAACGTGGAGGCGGTGAACACGCACAGAGACAGACCCGAG GAAGTGAAGCGGGGTCCCGGCACCCTGATCAGGAGGAACAGCGTGACCCCCCTGACCAGCCCGGAGTCCCACATCAAGAAGCCTCGCATCGAGGACCTGGACGAGGCCCCCATCCAGGAGCTGCCCGGCTCCGTAGCATCGCTGGCCCTCTGCACCTCTGCTCACATTCCCCTGGCTCTGGCCGGACAG AACCTGAGAAGTTCCTCCGTCTGCCATGACATCCTGCTGCCCTGCTAG